A window from Choristoneura fumiferana chromosome 22, NRCan_CFum_1, whole genome shotgun sequence encodes these proteins:
- the LOC141440142 gene encoding myosin heavy chain 95F-like → MTCPPTACSQDAAAAAEGRRAGRARTATSASRSCGGAGAGAGAAGAERRGWWYAHFDGQYVARQMELHPDKAPVLLQAGVDDMQMCELSLDETGLTRKRGAEILEHEFEREWARHDPRQPS, encoded by the exons atgacGTGTCCCCCGACGGCTTGCAGCCAAGATGCCGCGGCTGCCGCAGAAGGGCGACGTGCTGGGCGCGCGCGCACCGCTACTTCCGCATCCCGTTCGTGCGGCGGGGCGGGcgctggcgcgggcgcggccggtGCCGAGCGGCGCGGCTGGTGGTACGCGCACTTTGACGGACAGTACGTCGCACGACAGATGGAGCTGCATCCCGACAAGGCGCCCGTGCTGCTGCAGGCCG GTGTGGACGACATGCAGATGTGCGAGCTGAGCCTGGACGAGACGGGCCTGACGCGCAAGCGCGGCGCCGAGATCCTCGAGCACGAGTTCGAGCGAGAGTGGGCGCGGCACGACCCCCGCCAGCCCTCCTAA